Genomic window (Pseudomonas sp. L5B5):
GCCGCAGCCAGGCTCCGGACAACCACCACAGGCACCGTCCAGCCCGATGCAACTCGCCATCGGCCAGGCGCCAGACTGGCCGAGCTTCGTCCCGGGCATCGCGCAGGTTTTCCCAGCCCACCCAGTGATCGGTATCCGGCAAACGGGTAAGCCTGGCCAGCCAGTGGGCCAGGGCATTGCGCTGGCGCGCCGCAGACAACTGCCGCAAGGGCGCCAGGGTCAAGGCCGGCAAGGCGAGCCACGGCAGGTCCTGGCCCTGCTCGGCGTCGGCCAGGTCCATCAGGGCCAGTTCATCGAGCAAGCCCTGGGCCTCGCTCAGGTGCGCGGCACTGCGGGCAATACTGGCTGCGGCCTGGGGCCAGCGTGCCTGAAGCACCGGCATGACCTGATGGCGCAGATAGTTGCGCGAATATCGGTGGTCGGCATTGGACGGGTCCTCGACCCAGCCCAGGCGGTGTTCATCGGCATAACGTTCAAGCTCGGCACGAGGCACACCCAGCAAGGGCCTGAGCAGGTGTCCACGCCCCAGCGGCCGGTGTTGTGGCATGGCGGCCAGGCCACGCACTCCGCCACCGCGCAACAGGCGAAACAGCAAGGTTTCCGCCTGGTCGTCGCGATGTTGTGCCATTAACAACAACTCATTACCGGCCATCAGCCCTTCGAAAGCACCATAGCGCGCCTCCCTGGCAGCACGCTCGAGGCTGGCACCAGCCGGCACCTGGACATGAACCACCTGCAGGGGCACCCTCAGGGCATCGCACACCGCTTTGCAATGCTGCGGCCAGGCATCCGCTACCGGCTGCAGGCCATGATGGACATGGATCGCCGAAAGCGCTGGAAGGGCATGTTTTCGCGCCAGGTCGGCGAGCAGGTGCAGCAAGACAGTGGAATCGAGCCCACCGGAGAAGGCAACGCGCCAGGAGGCGACATCACGCCACGGAGCCAGGGAGTGCAACAGGGCAGCGGAAAGAGAAATCATTGAGTCAGGACCCGCAGGAGCGATCAGGCAGCCTTGCGACTGCCCAGAATGAACCTGACGCCGTGATCGGATCGATCAACGGCGTCAGGTTCACGGGCAAGCCCGATCCGGCAAGGAGCAGCAGCGTTCGGTCAGAGACCGTAGCTCATCAGGCGCTCATAACGACGGGCCAGCAGAGCGTCGTTATCCATGTCCTTGAGCATCGCCAGTTGCGAACTGAGCTCGGCACGGATCAGAACAGCAGCGGCAGCCGGGTCGCGATGGGCACCGCCCAGTGGCTCGGCGATCACTTTATCGACGATACCCAGGCCCTTGAGGCGCTCGGCAGTGATGCCCATGGCCTCGGCGGCATCAGGAGCCTTTTCCGCGGTTTTCCACAGGATCGAGGCACAACCTTCTGGCGAGATCACCGCGTAGGTGGAGTACTGCAGCATGTTCAACTGGTCGCAGACACCGATAGCCAACGCACCGCCCGAACCGCCCTCACCGATCACGGTAGCGATGATCGGCGTCTTCAGGCGCGACATGACCCGCAGGTTCCAGGCAATGGCTTCGCTCTGGTTGCGCTCTTCGGCATCGATACCCGGGTAGGCGCCCGGGGTGTCGATGAAGGTCAGGATCGGCATCTTGAAGCGCTCGGCCATTTCCATCAGGCGGCACGCCTTGCGATAACCTTCCGGACGCGGCATGCCGAAGTTGCGACGCACCTTCTCGCGCACCTCGCGGCCCTTCTGGTGACCGATGATCATCACCGGCTGCTCGTCCAGGCGAGCCACGCCGCCGACGATCGCTGCGTCGTCGGAGAAGTGGCGATCGCCATGCAACTCGTCGAACTCGGTGAAGATATGCTGGATGTAATCCAGGGTGTAGGGGCGACGCGGGTGACGCGCCAGACGTGCGATCTGCCAGCTGGTGAGCTTGCCGAAGATGTCCTCGGTCAGGGTCTTGCTCTTGTCCTGCAGGCGGGAGATTTCATCGCCGATATTCAGCGAATTGTCATTACCGACCAAGCGCAACTCTTCGATCTTGGCTTGCAGGTCGGCGATCGGCTGTTCGAAATCAAGAAAATTCGGGTTCATAGGCGTCCGTCTGGGGTCGACTTCCAGGGAAGCTGGGGCCGGCCGGTTGTCTGTTCGCGCCCTACCTTAAGGGACAGGCGCGATGAGGTCGATAGTAAAGATTCTGGTGACGATGGGGCGCAGTAATGGCGCATCACCCTCAACGGTATTGCAGGAAGACGTTGTCTTTCCCGAACTGGTCACGCAGGGCCTGAATCAAGCTGTCCGCCGGATCGATGCGCCAGTCCTCGCCGAACTGCAGCAGCGCCTTGGCGTCATCCCGGGTGTACTCCATGGAAATGGGGCATGCGCCACGGTGACGCTTGAACAGTTCGCCCAGCCAGCGTAGCTGATCGCCCTTCAGGGCATCGCTGTGGATTTTCAGGCGCAGGCTTTCGGCCAGGTTGGTCCGTGCATCCTCCATGCTCATTACCCGCTTGACCCGCAGGCGCAGGCCACCGGAGAAATCATCATTGCTGACTTCCCCCTCCACCACCACCATCGCGTCGGTCTGCAGCAGGGGCTGGGCAGCCATGAAAGCGTCGGCGAACAAAGAAGCCTCGATGCGCCCGGAGCGGTCGTCAAGGGTAATGAACCCCATCTTGTCGCCCTTCTTGTTCTTCATGACCCGCAGGGCAATGATCATTCCCGCTACCGTCTGGGTATCGCGTGCCGGCTTCAGGTCGATGATGCGCTGGCGGGCGAAACGACGGATCTCGCCTTCGTATTCGTCGATCGGGTGGCCAGTCAGGTACAGCCCCAGGGTGTCCTTCTCACCACGCAGGCGCTCCTTGAGGGTCAACTCGCGAGCCTTGCGGTGGTTGCCATAGACGTCGGCATCTTCCTCGACGAACAGCCCCCCGAACAGGTCGGCGTGACCGCTGTCTGCGGTCCGGGCGGTCTGTTCGGCCGCCTTGATCGCCTCCTCCAGAGCCGATAGCAACACCGCACGGTTACGGTCGATGTTGGCCTGGTAGGCCTTTATCTCGTCATGGAAGTGCGGCCCCAGGCGGTCCAGGGCACCGCTACGGATCAAC
Coding sequences:
- the tilS gene encoding tRNA lysidine(34) synthetase TilS — protein: MISLSAALLHSLAPWRDVASWRVAFSGGLDSTVLLHLLADLARKHALPALSAIHVHHGLQPVADAWPQHCKAVCDALRVPLQVVHVQVPAGASLERAAREARYGAFEGLMAGNELLLMAQHRDDQAETLLFRLLRGGGVRGLAAMPQHRPLGRGHLLRPLLGVPRAELERYADEHRLGWVEDPSNADHRYSRNYLRHQVMPVLQARWPQAAASIARSAAHLSEAQGLLDELALMDLADAEQGQDLPWLALPALTLAPLRQLSAARQRNALAHWLARLTRLPDTDHWVGWENLRDARDEARPVWRLADGELHRAGRCLWWLSGAWLRPVGEGGEWHDPGLPFSLPDNGQVSFSGPAPDGPLSIRYRQGGEVMQLAGRGRRDLKRLLNEAGVPGFVRGRLPLLYCQDRLLAVANLSLGGINARDGWQLHWRPPASDQGLS
- a CDS encoding acetyl-CoA carboxylase carboxyltransferase subunit alpha yields the protein MNPNFLDFEQPIADLQAKIEELRLVGNDNSLNIGDEISRLQDKSKTLTEDIFGKLTSWQIARLARHPRRPYTLDYIQHIFTEFDELHGDRHFSDDAAIVGGVARLDEQPVMIIGHQKGREVREKVRRNFGMPRPEGYRKACRLMEMAERFKMPILTFIDTPGAYPGIDAEERNQSEAIAWNLRVMSRLKTPIIATVIGEGGSGGALAIGVCDQLNMLQYSTYAVISPEGCASILWKTAEKAPDAAEAMGITAERLKGLGIVDKVIAEPLGGAHRDPAAAAVLIRAELSSQLAMLKDMDNDALLARRYERLMSYGL